One window of Chamaesiphon minutus PCC 6605 genomic DNA carries:
- a CDS encoding iron-containing redox enzyme family protein, protein MKNNKPNHLVSIISEMEKSVINEHDIQHKLNHYLVKHKQLIQFSEIFHFVRYDFCRLNFIVGARCLNDEILWAGLARNLMEELGGKSGISHNQLYRNFLKSIGTKPEAELQCPAFARDFNDSWEEFARNAPLIEALAAIAIYEIFDVPDYQMLLELLEQAKVPEEGLIFFRVHANAHHFAMFEDTVAWILTQEGGQEAFDRAQYFVFETQRKMWIGLTECLETKQLVAAN, encoded by the coding sequence ATGAAAAATAATAAGCCAAATCATCTCGTTAGTATCATATCGGAGATGGAAAAATCGGTTATAAATGAACACGACATACAGCACAAGTTAAATCACTACCTTGTAAAACATAAGCAATTAATACAATTCAGTGAAATTTTTCATTTTGTGCGCTATGACTTTTGCAGATTGAATTTTATAGTTGGAGCTAGATGTCTTAATGATGAAATTTTGTGGGCGGGTTTAGCCAGAAATCTTATGGAAGAGTTAGGTGGAAAAAGTGGGATCAGTCACAATCAACTCTATCGCAACTTCCTCAAATCCATTGGAACTAAACCAGAAGCAGAATTACAATGTCCTGCCTTCGCGCGAGATTTTAACGATAGCTGGGAAGAATTTGCTAGAAATGCACCGCTGATTGAGGCTTTAGCGGCGATTGCCATTTATGAAATATTTGATGTCCCAGATTATCAGATGCTATTAGAACTGCTAGAACAAGCGAAAGTACCGGAAGAAGGACTAATATTCTTCAGGGTTCATGCTAACGCACATCATTTTGCAATGTTTGAAGATACGGTAGCTTGGATACTTACTCAAGAAGGCGGACAAGAAGCATTTGATCGAGCGCAGTACTTTGTATTTGAGACTCAAAGAAAGATGTGGATTGGCTTAACAGAATGCCTCGAAACAAAACAACTAGTAGCCGCCAATTAA
- a CDS encoding substrate-binding periplasmic protein has product MLKKSLLRYVLIGLSLFSVLIFNLAGCTNSNVTPPTATASASVMDRVATDSKVKIGYLVFPPAITKNQTSGELGGHLIDTIKEIARLSKWTPEFVETDWAGFTTGLDSGRFDISVVPTFVTVPRALSIYFTKPLFFAGNSAIVRAGETKITTLTSIDKPEIRVAVTQGEAGDEYAKANFKKAKITSFPGSDQSAAFQAVVAGRADIALGDAYATAQFAKANAAKVKDLFAANPYNLTPVSWAVKKGDDKLLNFLNSSIEALDYQGRLREFEQKAGANWLHPKKVLEFTKG; this is encoded by the coding sequence ATGTTGAAAAAATCACTGCTCAGATATGTATTGATAGGGTTGTCCCTATTTAGCGTACTCATCTTTAATTTAGCTGGCTGCACAAATAGTAATGTTACACCGCCCACGGCTACCGCTAGTGCCTCTGTCATGGATCGGGTGGCAACCGATAGTAAGGTTAAAATTGGCTACTTAGTCTTCCCGCCAGCGATTACTAAAAATCAAACTAGTGGAGAACTTGGCGGACATCTGATCGACACCATCAAAGAGATTGCGCGACTCAGTAAATGGACTCCTGAATTTGTCGAAACAGATTGGGCAGGGTTTACTACTGGATTAGATTCCGGTCGGTTTGATATCTCCGTCGTCCCTACTTTTGTGACAGTACCCAGAGCATTATCGATATATTTTACTAAGCCCCTATTCTTCGCTGGCAACAGTGCGATCGTCCGTGCGGGTGAAACTAAAATTACCACCCTCACCAGCATCGATAAACCCGAAATTAGAGTCGCCGTCACCCAAGGAGAAGCAGGGGATGAATACGCCAAGGCGAATTTTAAAAAAGCGAAGATTACCAGCTTTCCAGGGAGCGATCAATCTGCTGCCTTTCAAGCCGTAGTTGCTGGACGCGCTGATATTGCCCTGGGCGATGCCTATGCTACCGCCCAGTTTGCTAAAGCTAATGCCGCTAAGGTAAAAGATCTATTTGCCGCTAATCCCTACAACCTCACCCCCGTATCCTGGGCAGTGAAGAAGGGTGACGACAAATTACTCAATTTCCTCAATAGCAGCATCGAAGCCCTCGATTATCAAGGTCGTTTGCGCGAATTCGAGCAAAAAGCAGGTGCTAACTGGCTCCACCCCAAAAAAGTCTTGGAATTCACTAAAGGCTAA
- a CDS encoding amino acid ABC transporter permease: MGWNFAVMWNSFLPLCLAMLTTIWISIGTIVLGTILGVLLGILSLTSNQFASKLAQAFIELFLALPALVILVWLYYSLPLIFPGFILSGDACAVLGLGLSLSAFVADIIRGGINAIPPGEIEVAYCTGMSRLQAIRYILIPQVLQRSWLPLMGQYITTYKFSTLASVIAVPEILHTANAIIAQTYRPLEIYSIVAFMFVITIMPLNLLLRRLQRVSNLGGMEKI; the protein is encoded by the coding sequence ATGGGTTGGAATTTTGCGGTCATGTGGAATAGTTTCTTACCCCTGTGCCTTGCCATGCTCACCACCATTTGGATTAGCATTGGCACGATTGTGCTGGGCACGATTTTAGGGGTGCTGTTGGGGATTCTATCCCTCACCTCAAATCAATTTGCCTCCAAACTAGCACAGGCATTTATCGAACTATTCCTCGCCTTACCAGCCCTAGTGATTCTCGTCTGGCTCTACTACAGTTTGCCACTGATTTTCCCTGGCTTTATCTTGAGCGGCGATGCCTGCGCTGTGCTTGGGTTGGGATTGAGTTTATCCGCCTTCGTTGCCGACATCATCCGAGGTGGCATCAATGCCATCCCCCCAGGGGAAATAGAAGTAGCCTACTGTACCGGAATGTCTCGACTCCAAGCAATCCGCTATATCCTGATTCCCCAAGTCCTCCAGCGATCTTGGCTACCGCTGATGGGGCAATATATTACCACCTACAAATTTTCGACCCTGGCATCAGTCATCGCCGTCCCCGAAATCCTGCATACAGCCAATGCAATCATCGCTCAAACCTATCGCCCACTAGAGATTTACTCGATCGTCGCCTTCATGTTCGTCATCACAATTATGCCGCTCAACCTGCTCCTCCGCAGACTTCAGCGCGTGAGCAACCTCGGTGGCATGGAGAAAATTTAG
- a CDS encoding ATP-binding cassette domain-containing protein, whose amino-acid sequence MAEVLLRLENIQKRIAGNTILDNVSLTLDRGESLLIRGKSGCGKTTLLRCIALLEPIDRGQILFDGKVVSEKGMLDRTKHKPEIGMVFQQLYLWPHLTVLDNVSLPLHLRQGGHKKIADGLAIEKLSQLGVIGKETAYPHQLSGGQRQRVALARALVHSPSLLLLDEITANLDPETASIVLELVEKIILSGTTVIMISHLPVTSPVWMYELNASNWTLEKRQQHNS is encoded by the coding sequence ATGGCAGAAGTACTCCTCCGGCTCGAAAACATCCAAAAAAGAATCGCTGGCAATACGATTCTCGATAACGTTAGTTTGACACTCGATCGTGGTGAAAGTCTGCTAATTCGCGGTAAAAGCGGCTGCGGCAAAACCACCCTACTCAGATGTATCGCCCTCCTAGAACCGATCGATCGCGGTCAAATTCTGTTCGATGGCAAGGTAGTATCTGAGAAGGGTATGCTCGATCGCACCAAGCACAAGCCCGAAATCGGCATGGTATTCCAGCAACTCTATCTATGGCCGCATCTAACCGTCTTAGATAATGTCTCCCTCCCCCTCCATCTACGCCAAGGCGGACACAAAAAAATAGCTGATGGACTCGCGATCGAAAAACTATCCCAACTCGGCGTAATCGGCAAAGAAACCGCCTATCCCCATCAACTCTCAGGCGGACAAAGACAGCGAGTCGCCCTAGCCAGAGCCTTAGTCCATTCCCCAAGTCTCCTCCTCCTCGATGAAATCACCGCCAACCTAGATCCCGAAACCGCCAGCATCGTCCTCGAACTCGTCGAAAAAATTATTCTCTCCGGTACCACCGTCATCATGATTTCCCACCTACCCGTCACATCCCCAGTCTGGATGTACGAACTAAACGCCAGCAACTGGACGTTGGAAAAAAGACAACAGCACAATAGCTGA
- a CDS encoding TIGR04255 family protein produces the protein MTFSNPPIVEAIFHVVVERDSEFNNEKLNDYAKHITEGFPAFDRQEQRFLKNDISFHSDDPHNITSSISNILQGYLLASNDNPRVIQANIDNFSFSKLPPYGTWESFYKEANEFWEKYAEITSVDRVKRLGLRYLNRIEIPFDNRSFKLREYIKIFPEVTDDLSVTISGHFMQMSLDSELYKPSRAIVNQAVGNVGDMKSTPLIFDVEVFQDVDLTHQNNSKEIESIFINNLRIFKNSIFLNSITEKSQELFK, from the coding sequence ATGACATTCTCTAATCCACCGATTGTTGAAGCTATATTCCATGTCGTTGTAGAACGTGACAGTGAATTTAACAATGAAAAATTGAATGATTATGCTAAACACATTACAGAAGGCTTTCCTGCTTTCGATCGACAAGAACAAAGATTTCTAAAAAATGACATATCATTTCATTCTGACGATCCACACAACATAACTTCTTCTATTAGCAATATTTTACAAGGATATCTTTTAGCATCCAATGATAACCCCAGAGTTATTCAAGCTAATATAGACAACTTCTCCTTTAGTAAATTGCCTCCTTATGGAACATGGGAATCATTCTACAAAGAAGCAAATGAATTCTGGGAGAAATACGCTGAGATAACTTCAGTTGATCGAGTCAAACGCCTTGGATTACGCTATCTAAATCGGATTGAAATTCCTTTTGACAATAGATCTTTTAAGTTACGAGAATACATCAAGATATTCCCTGAAGTCACTGATGATTTATCAGTAACAATTTCTGGACACTTTATGCAAATGTCTCTTGACTCTGAGCTTTATAAACCGTCCAGAGCGATTGTAAATCAAGCAGTTGGCAATGTAGGCGATATGAAGTCCACTCCTTTAATATTTGATGTTGAAGTTTTTCAAGATGTAGACCTTACGCATCAAAACAATTCCAAAGAAATAGAATCAATTTTTATTAATAACTTACGAATATTCAAGAATAGTATATTCTTGAATAGTATCACTGAAAAATCACAGGAGCTTTTCAAATGA
- a CDS encoding GNAT family N-acetyltransferase: MARYPIPVMILARLAVDNRFQGQKLGQGLLLDALRRTVDAADIAGIRAILVHAKDESAGKFYGHFGFEPFPASPLTMYKLLKDIRLMMG, from the coding sequence TTGGCACGTTACCCGATTCCTGTGATGATCTTGGCGCGGTTGGCTGTAGATAATCGTTTTCAAGGGCAAAAGCTAGGACAGGGTTTATTGTTGGATGCTTTGCGTCGAACCGTAGATGCCGCTGACATTGCTGGAATTAGGGCGATTCTGGTTCATGCTAAAGATGAGAGTGCGGGCAAGTTTTATGGTCATTTTGGGTTCGAGCCATTTCCAGCATCGCCACTGACTATGTATAAGTTGCTCAAAGATATCAGATTGATGATGGGTTGA